atgtttctatATATTTGCAATTTTTTAATAAGACGGGTGAGTCAAACTTGGTGTCGAAAAAGTCAGATGACCTATAGtttggaacggagggagtatcaCTCATTTTATTGTGATTTGCTCTATCATTTAAAGGCAGTGGCAAATGTTTAAAGTTTTGGGAAAAAGTCAACAGTGGCAAATATTTAAGAACAGAGAGAGTAGTTACTTTCCAAGAATGCTTCAGTTCTGACCAGGAAAACAAACATCCATACATTTCTTCAGTTGAACTATCAGCTATAAAAGATTGGCATCCAGATATTAGTTAGTTTATATTCAACCAGTACTAGACCGACAACTGAAGACAAGTTCCTTCACCGTTCATAGTTATTGAGATTGCTGCACTTAGCTTCGGATCATTCACTGTTCAAATGAAACATTAGACTGTTCATTGTTTTAATGGTGCTTCAATGCCATTCTGTATTAAAGACTACCTAGCTCTGTATCTGGTGCCTACTTTCTTTCTTGGCTCATTGGCTGAAAGCTGAAACGATAGTTGAGTTTGATGAACCTAAAGATTAAACAGCCATAGAAAACAAAGAGGGTATAATCCTTTCATGTCTAGGATGTATAAGTCCAACATATTAATTCAACACAATTTTGTACATGGTTCTTAAGGTGGTAAGACAAGGCACGTCGAGCGCCACCTTCTGGACGCCTACAAACACCAAAATGGATAACGCCACAAAAAATTCAGAAGCAAACAGTACCTATTGGCAGTTCTTAGCATTCAATTCCATAATAATAAGTTGAGTGCTACTAGAGCACTAGCGCCCAACACAAAATAGCAAAATAACAAATATGAAATGTTTCATCTCTCAATAGATAGAAACTAGTCTCTAATGACATAATATGGCATCAAACAACAGGCAAGAGATTGTGTCCTCTGTTTTTATGCAACCCaaataaacaaagcatgtccatctTTAAAAAGCAGAGGAAGTGGGAGGCGAGAGGACCAGAGGCATATCCGGTTGGAGGTTTGCTGAGAGCCTAGGAGGAATCGGTTGTGACCCTGGCAAAGTTGTGTAACAAGTTGGTGGGAACTCACTGCCTGGTGGGGAAGGGGCCGCGTGGGGACATGTCGGTGGGGAAGGGTTTGCACCGCCCAATGAAGAAGGCGCAGTGGCTTGCGTCCAGGTCTCCTCTtgctttcttttcccctttcccTCCGCAGTCGTCTAATTCTGCTTGCGTCCTCTCTCGGCTGCAGAAGGCATGTTCGTGGCTTATTTCCTCTCTCAGGGCCAATCTGATGCGTGAAGTGTTTGCTGGATGCCAAACAGGACAAGGCGGATACCCAGGACGTCAAAGGCAGACACCATATGGGATCAAGTCATGGTGACCTTGATGACCAGACTTTGGGTTTGTTTGGTTCAACTTTTTTTCTGACGAGCTTTTATGAGAATCCAGATTCTTGGAGAatttggctgtggggagaatctgaacATCGTGGGGGCTTACGTGCAGAGGAAGATGAATAGGTCTATAGGGTTTATAATCTAGGAAGTGACAGATTCCTCCCATTGCGACGACTCGGTGGATTATGGGACTGTTTGGTTCGCTGCCTAATTTACCACATTTTGCCACACTTttgtgcctaaggttagttcttcaattcgatcGACTAACCTGAGGCAAAGTGTGGCAtagttagccacaaaccaaacaggccctatgtATTCATGTTGATTTGGAGGATTTTCACCAAAGCGATTCTTATAGAAGCGGACTGAGAAGCGAAACGTTTGGCTGCTAGAAACCAATTCTGACGGTTAGAATCTGATTTTAAGATGAAACAAACACCCCATTTTTTCGTCGCCAGGACGCCTTGGTGATGCCTTAAGAACCATGATTTTGTAGTTGGACATAACCACCTTGATTGACCACCTTATAATCCAAACTTTTCCcagaaaagaaaaacaaaattcaTTGTTAGTGACACACGCGTTCATGAATCGGGACTGAACTTTCACTCTTGTGTCATTCTTAGTTTACACATTTCATCACCTGATGAGTTAATATCGTGTGGTTTTAGATCTCGTACTATAGCATGCTCTTTTGTTCATAAGAAGCTTCACTCTTGTATAATTGCCTTGTATAGTTTGTTCGATATCTGAGGAATACTGTTGAACATTGTGTTTTTTTACAGTATACACCAGCGATAGATATATGGAGTATTGGTTGTATATTTGCGGAACTATTAACTGGAAAACCGCTTTTCCCGGGGAAAAATGTGGTACATCAACTTGATATAATTACAGATCTCATGGGAACACCTTCTCCAGAAGCAATATCGAGGGTAGGTACAGTTTAGCATCAATTTGTTTATTATATTGCTATGAAAATGATCTAATGCTTCTAGCTATATGTAATTACCCTGTAGATTCGTAATGAGAAGGCCAGGCGCTACTTGAGTAATATGAGGCGGAAAAAGCCCATACCTTTTACACAGAAGTTCCCAAATGCAGATCCACTTGCATTAGGTTTGTTAGAGCGAATGCTAGCTTTTGAGCCAAAAGACAGGCCAAGTGCTGAAGAGGTGATTTTACTGACAGTCTTTTAGTACATGTTCTCAACTTCTCATGCACAAGCTGATGTCTTATACACATTGCCAGGCTCTTGCTCATCCTTATTTTAAGAATATAGCCAATGTGGATAGAGAGCCTTCTGCACAAGCTGTCACAAAGCTCGAATTTGAGTTCGAGAGACGGAGAGTCACTAAAGATGACATAAGGGAACTTATATATAGAGAAATTCTTGAGTATCATCCAAAGATGTTGAAAGAATTTATTGAGGGAACTGAGTCAAGTGGTTTCATGTACCCAAGGTGTGTACCTATGTTGCTGTTTTCATTATTTAACATCTTTTGACCGAAAAGTGCCAAATTTAGTCCGAGACAGTTTTGTCATACCTGTTATATATGTTGCTGTTGTGTATATCCCCTGTATTTTTTTTGTAATCAGAGGGGTTTTCTGCATATTGTACTTCTTGCCCCTTGGAAAAATAATTTGCTTCTGAACCCCTGCTCCACCCATACACAACGGCACCGTAGCCTATTTGATAACGACCGCGACTAGGGCCAGGACAAATGAGAGGACTTTTTTAATCCTAAACCCTAAAAACAACGGAGTGGATTTTTTAACCCACGGGGAGTCGAACTCAGGACCTGACGAGTGTTATTCAGACCACCTagccaactcagctagaggccctttcgctggGCTTGAAATACAATTGAGTTGCACATCTAACAAGTAACAACATTTTTTAGTAACCCTGCTACTATGCTTGTTTTGAACATTTATCTTTCTTACTCGATTATCTCTGCAGGTTCATGAATTGAATAATCATTTTTTTGCATATTATTGACTGCTCTGTTGACGTCAAGCATGAGATAAATGGTTTTGCTTGGTTTGCATTGAGTAACGATTGCTTATTTTGTTTTGTGGAATGATGTTGATTGGTTAACCGATAAAAcactaaggccccgtttgtttcctttcatttcgaggaactggaatcttactaatggaataggctattttttttagaatatgacattccaccactttccaaagttatcatataagcctacctcaaattcatggggtgagagatggaaattgattctatagatttacatgctatttttccatgtacaacttataacacattcttctacttgcgcctctataacataaatgtagtatataactatatcTCTCATATGATtaaggataatatacaaatatattatatatataaatatataaacttaattagttttatctaaattataattattaaaatggaattcaattccaacgaaacaaacgggcccttATAAATTTGAGACTAAATTTTCATAGAACTGAATTGAGTTGTTCTATTATGTTTTCAGTGCAGTAGATAATTTTAAAAAGCAGTTTGCATACCTTGAGGAACATTATGCCAAGGGATCTACGGGAACTCCACCTGAGAGGCAACATAACTCATTGCCACGGTTAGATATCACTCTTGTTTCTGTCCTCAACTGACAACAGTTTGACCCACGATAGAGTATCTGTTTTCTGACTGTAAACTTGTGTATTATAACAGGCCTTCTGTTGTCTATTCAGACAACCAATCACAAAGCACGGCCAATATAACAGAGGATCTTTCCAAGTGTATAATCAGAGAAAATGCACAGAAGTCACAGCAATATAATGCTTCAGTTGCAAATAAATTTCCATCCCATGTTCCTCAAGGTAAACACCTGTGATTCCGAAGAGGTCATTGCGGTTAGCTGTACAAACTGATTTGTTGTTACCGTACCTCAATCTAGTAaatagtactccctccgttccaaaatagtattcattttagttcttgatttttatgtctatattcaactaGATGTTGATGAATGTAGACACATATATAGAATACATACACCAAATATTGTATGAATCTATTAAAAAGTCAAAATGAATTTTATTTTGGGACTGAGGGAGTATACAAATACTTTTGTTGGATTCAGTGACAAGCTGCATCCATATAATAGTATTTCAGCGAAACAAACCATTTTTTGGAGAATGTAGTTAACTGACGTGCTGTTGCTGACAACATTATTCTAAAAACACTGATTTGTTATATGGATGGTTGCGAATAACATTATTGTCAAAATGGTTTGTTTGGCTGAAATTTTATTTCACGGATGCATGTTCCACTGAAATAAACTGATATATTATGCATCCTGTATGAACTGATGTGTTGTTGCTGATAACATGTTAAGAAGTGGAACAATTTTGCAACTCTGAACAGGCAGTTTACGTTAGCTGTTATAAACTGATGTGTTGTTAGTTGTTACTGTACCTCAGCCCAATTATCTTCTGTTTTTCTTCATTAACGTTCTGTTATTTTGGAGAACGGATACCTGGCATATATACTAGACTTGCTTTATGCATGCTGATTGCTGACAGGTGCTGCTGCAAGGCCTGGTAAAGCAGTTGGTTCGGTGCTGCAGTACAACCTCTCTCAAGCATCTGCTGCTGAGCAATATGAGCAGCGAAGGGTTGCTAGGCACCCAGCAGTTGCCCCAAACAACATCCCTTCTGGAAGCTCATACCCCAGAAGAAATCAGACCTGCAAGAGCGAGACAGGCGACACTGAGAGGATGGACGTGAACCAAGCTGGGCAGCCGAAGTCCTATGCAGCAAACAAACTACCTGCAACTGTTGATGGTCGCGGCGGCCATTGGTAGATCTCCGCGTTGTGTAACACGTTATCAGCATCTGTTACTTGTGCTAAGCGCTACATTATTCTGACAAATTCAGAAATGTAGTTCTGTACAGATCCGTATTCTTTCCCCGGATTCCTAAGTACTGTAGAACGGTGCTCGAAATCGCTGGGTTTCCACCTCCTGTCGCTATTCATTCACTGAAAGATCTGCTGGCTGGTGGAGATTTGTCAGACTGAAGTATACTGGAAGCTCACTGGCAGCAGCGGGAACTCAAGCAAGCAGAGTTCTTGACTGACGTTGTCATTTGTTCTTCAGCCTGGTAGGTCTAACGAGCTGAATACTGTTAGTTCCTGTGAATCATCTACACGTCAGGTGCAGAATTCTGTTGAGCTAGCTAGGAGGTGCAAGCATGTTGTACGCTGAATATCAAAGTCATTGATCCTTTACTCATGTTATCTTGGTTAAACGTGAGATATATGCTAGCGTGTAGTATCCCTGTTTCCCAACAATATACTTACTCACCACATTGTTCACGTATAGCTGATACTCAAAACAATGAACATGACGAGGAGAAACCACAATATAGTTGTCAAGAACAGACGAACTAGAAACATGATGATACTTGTTCATTGCAGTGTTCACGACAATGAAATCATTTGCATCCCAATATAGAACAGTACTAACACTTAGCAACCATATATTGTCTTCAATGGGATATATGTCCATATGCATCTTAGGATAAGCTAAACGACAAATAACAACTAGTACATATTATTGATGTCCGTCCACTATTGAGGAAGGATATCTCTATGGTGATAACCATGTATTGTCTTGAGATAATGGACAATATCTTAGGATAAACTAAGAGCCTACCGTTGCTTGCCTAGGCCGGGTGAAGCACCATAGAGGCCAATATCATTGATATCATGTCACTGCTTGCAACTGGTGCGCTCCTACCTATGGAAGAACTTCTGTGCATGGCTATAGATCTGCACTACTGGCATCACTATATTGATTAGTACGTGATttgttcgtgagactatattttataatattatttaaAATATCCCTAGTCTTATGTCATTATGTGGGACGATAATGATTTTATAGACTAACACATGTATTGATTGAAGGTCATGTTTCAGGAATCATTGATATAGAGATATCAAATTAATAATATGGATGCATGATAAAGTTTATGTTGATGGATACAATAGAGATGTTGTTGCTATTGTTGCGATATTGATCAACAACGAACTTGAATAGCATGAGTGAACGTGTTGCTGCTATTGCTGGTAGTATGTACGACTACTTCCACTACAAATCATCATGCTCTTCTTTCGTTGTTATGTGTCTAGTGGTAATCATCTATGATCCTTTTACTCATGTTATCTTGGTTAAACATGATAAATATGCTAATGTGTAGTATCCATGTTTCCCAACAATATACTTACTCATTACATTGTTCACGTATAGTTGACACTCAAAACAATGAATCCGGCCACCGGAGCATTGACTCAGCAGTCAGCACATCATCAACACGGGAGGGACATACTGGTTCCAACGCCGGTAGACATCGGTGACGTGTGAGCCGACAGTACTGATCCGACTTCAATGCAGGGCGACTAGTCGATAGGCATGTGGACCAACCGGTCATAGTCATAGGACATCATGAGATATTATTGTTAAATAATGATGAGCCCTCAACTACATAAAAGCAGTGATGAAACCCGACTAAGAATTGCTTTCGATGAGTAGATCCAGGAGATTCGAAATAAAATTAATACTCTAACATAATTAACTTTGGAACTTAGTTGATCCACAAGGTCATGTTCAAACATTGATCCTCAGATGATATGGATAGAAATGTTCACATCCATAAGACACGATTGATGGTCATGTTTCAGGAATCATTGATATAGAGATATCAAATTAATAATATGGATGTATGATAAAGTTTATGTTGATGGATATGATGGAGATGCTGTTGCTACTATTGCTGAGTGTACTGTTGATCAGCAACGAACTTAAATAGCATGAGTGATTGAACGTGTTGCTGCTATTGCTGGTACACGAGGATGTACGACTACTTCCACTACATCATCATGCTCTTCTTTCGCTGTTGTATGTCTAGTGGTAATTAATCATTTATGATCCTTTACTCATGTTATTTTGGTTAAACGTGATAAATATGCTAGTGTGTAGTATCCATGTTTCCCAAACAATATACTTACTCACCACATTGTTCACGTATAGTTGACACTCAAAACAATGAACATGACGAGGAGAAACCACAGTATAGTTGTCAAGAACAGACGAACTAGAGACATGATGATACTAGTTCATTGCATTGTTCACCACAATGAAATCATTTGCATCTCAATATAGAACACAGTACTACCACTTAGGCACTTAGCAACTATATATATATTGTCTTCAATGGGATATATGTCCCTATGCATCTTAGGATAAACTAAACGACAAATAACAACTAGTACATGTTATTGATGTCCGTCCACTGCCGAGGAAGGATATCTTTATAGTATAATGGACAATATCTTGAGATAAACTAAGAGCCGTTATTTGTCTAGGGCTCAGCATATCATAGAGGCCAATATCATTTGATATCATGGCGTTGCTTCCAGCTGCAGGTGCGCTCCTACCTACGGAAGAACTTCTGTGCATGGCTATAGATCTGCATTGGCGTCTTAGTGGGGACGAAGTCCCTAGAGATGTACATCCAGTTACCACgaccatacatgttcaggccacgGAGGAAATTCCTGCGTTGGTACATTGGGGTTAGGATATGAGAATATAAATATCGTCAGTCGTCACATCATATATCTCGAAAAGCACTTAAAAAACTTGAGGATATTCGCGGTAATCAATATTCTCCGCCACATGCTTATTAATAACTTTACTAGTAATTAACAATGAAATATGTGACAACTAGAATTTCAAAAACAGTAGAAATAAAGAGAATCAATGACCTGTGCTCCTCCCTGGTCCAAAACCTCCCAGTGTATTTCATCTGTGGTTGTTCCTCCACTGGCATCCCAAAATTGTCGTCGTCCAACACAAGTCCGTCATCTCCCACCTCAGGCGGTGTATTTATCATCTCCATCGTGAGGTCAACATACAAGCCAATTACCTCGTGCTTGCCCTTCCATGGGAACCTTGCTTGGAGCTCGTCCACGATGTCGCTGTGCTTCTTGTTGCTTGCGTCGTCGTCGCTAGCTAAGTTGCTGCTGGTGTTGCGGCTAGCGATGAGTGATTTTGCCATCTTGATCTCGGAGACACTCCACTCGCTACTGAACATGGGATCCATGGGGGGTGTGAGGGTTGTTGAGTACGAGAGGAGCAGTGGACCCTGGCTTTTCTGGATGGGAAGAATGGCAAATCACAAGGCCCGGTATTTATACTCCTGTTGGTGAATCTCTTTGTCCTGGTTTCAATTAATTTAATAGCTTGTTTTGGTGTGAAATCAAACAATGAATCTCTAATGATATAGTCAAAGATACCAGAtcatatatatgtttcatatctaAGAGATATAGTCTAATTTTCAAGTTATTTATTACAAAAAAATTCAGCATCCTTCAATGGCTCAGATCAAGCTAGGAAGCCAGGAAGGTGAGTTATCAGCAACGGCCTACCATATAGTATATACACAAGCTGATCACATACAGATCCAAGTCGCGTTAACAAAGTGCCCATAGTTTTCATTAAAGAGAGCCACTTCT
This portion of the Zea mays cultivar B73 chromosome 2, Zm-B73-REFERENCE-NAM-5.0, whole genome shotgun sequence genome encodes:
- the LOC103647817 gene encoding mitogen-activated protein kinase 14 isoform X1; protein product: MQHDQKKKAPSEMDFFTEYGEGSRYKIEEVIGKGSYGVVCSALDTHTGEKVAIKKINDIFEHVSDATRILREIKLLRLLRHPDIVEIKHILLPPSRREFRDIYVVFELMESDLHQVIKANDDLTPEHYQFFLYQLLRGLKYIHTANVFHRDLKPKNILANADCKLKICDFGLARVAFSDTPTAIFWTDYVATRWYRAPELCGSFFSKYTPAIDIWSIGCIFAELLTGKPLFPGKNVVHQLDIITDLMGTPSPEAISRIRNEKARRYLSNMRRKKPIPFTQKFPNADPLALGLLERMLAFEPKDRPSAEEALAHPYFKNIANVDREPSAQAVTKLEFEFERRRVTKDDIRELIYREILEYHPKMLKEFIEGTESSGFMYPSAVDNFKKQFAYLEEHYAKGSTGTPPERQHNSLPRPSVVYSDNQSQSTANITEDLSKCIIRENAQKSQQYNASVANKFPSHVPQGAAARPGKAVGSVLQYNLSQASAAEQYEQRRVARHPAVAPNNIPSGSSYPRRNQTCKSETGDTERMDVNQAGQPKSYAANKLPATVDGRGGHW
- the LOC103647817 gene encoding mitogen-activated protein kinase 14 isoform X2 — its product is MDFFTEYGEGSRYKIEEVIGKGSYGVVCSALDTHTGEKVAIKKINDIFEHVSDATRILREIKLLRLLRHPDIVEIKHILLPPSRREFRDIYVVFELMESDLHQVIKANDDLTPEHYQFFLYQLLRGLKYIHTANVFHRDLKPKNILANADCKLKICDFGLARVAFSDTPTAIFWTDYVATRWYRAPELCGSFFSKYTPAIDIWSIGCIFAELLTGKPLFPGKNVVHQLDIITDLMGTPSPEAISRIRNEKARRYLSNMRRKKPIPFTQKFPNADPLALGLLERMLAFEPKDRPSAEEALAHPYFKNIANVDREPSAQAVTKLEFEFERRRVTKDDIRELIYREILEYHPKMLKEFIEGTESSGFMYPSAVDNFKKQFAYLEEHYAKGSTGTPPERQHNSLPRPSVVYSDNQSQSTANITEDLSKCIIRENAQKSQQYNASVANKFPSHVPQGAAARPGKAVGSVLQYNLSQASAAEQYEQRRVARHPAVAPNNIPSGSSYPRRNQTCKSETGDTERMDVNQAGQPKSYAANKLPATVDGRGGHW
- the LOC103647818 gene encoding transcription factor KUA1, coding for MDPMFSSEWSVSEIKMAKSLIASRNTSSNLASDDDASNKKHSDIVDELQARFPWKGKHEVIGLYVDLTMEMINTPPEVGDDGLVLDDDNFGMPVEEQPQMKYTGRFWTREEHRNFLRGLNMYGRGNWMYISRDFVPTKTPMQIYSHAQKFFRR